A single window of Neisseria chenwenguii DNA harbors:
- a CDS encoding class I SAM-dependent methyltransferase yields MTLIYFTDTAPESLRQTAETFGLAAAPQVPASGSYLLADSDGISLCKAGEKGRVRVDFTGGAAQYRRTKGGGELIAKAVNHTAEPTVWDATGGLGRDSFVLASLGLTVHTFEQNPAAACLLSDGLNRALQCGDTAETAARISLHFGDACVIMPALAAQNSRPDVVYLDPMYPERQKSAAVKKEMAYFHDLIGAAQYEAELLATARAVAKKRIVVKRPRLGEFLNGEKPAYQYSGKSTRFDVYLPENA; encoded by the coding sequence ATGACCCTGATTTACTTTACCGACACCGCACCCGAATCCCTGCGCCAAACCGCCGAAACCTTCGGTCTTGCCGCCGCGCCCCAAGTGCCCGCATCGGGCAGTTACCTGCTGGCGGATTCAGACGGCATCAGCCTATGCAAAGCCGGCGAAAAAGGCCGCGTGCGCGTTGATTTTACCGGCGGCGCCGCGCAATACCGGCGCACCAAAGGCGGCGGCGAACTGATTGCCAAAGCCGTCAACCATACCGCCGAACCGACCGTTTGGGACGCCACCGGCGGCTTGGGGCGCGACAGCTTCGTCCTCGCCTCGCTGGGGCTGACGGTACACACCTTCGAGCAAAATCCCGCCGCCGCCTGCCTGCTTTCAGACGGCCTCAACCGCGCCCTGCAATGCGGCGACACCGCCGAAACCGCCGCGCGCATCTCCCTCCATTTCGGCGACGCCTGTGTCATCATGCCCGCATTAGCCGCGCAAAACAGCCGCCCCGACGTGGTTTACCTCGATCCGATGTACCCCGAGAGGCAAAAATCCGCCGCCGTCAAAAAAGAAATGGCCTACTTCCACGACCTCATCGGCGCCGCGCAGTACGAAGCCGAACTGCTCGCCACCGCCCGCGCTGTCGCCAAAAAGCGCATCGTCGTCAAACGCCCGCGCCTCGGCGAATTTCTCAACGGCGAAAAACCCGCCTACCAATATTCCGGCAAAAGCACGCGCTTTGACGTTTATCTGCCCGAAAATGCTTGA
- a CDS encoding BolA family protein, giving the protein MDMRQTIEGRLKTLSPQVFEFRDDSHLHVGHAGNKGGGHYAVLVVSNSFAGVGRVERQRMVKNLLQDLFSDGLIHALSIKALTHGEYFK; this is encoded by the coding sequence ATGGATATGCGCCAAACGATTGAAGGTCGTCTGAAAACGCTGTCACCGCAAGTATTTGAGTTTCGCGACGACAGCCATCTTCATGTCGGTCATGCGGGCAATAAAGGCGGCGGGCATTATGCGGTTTTGGTGGTCAGCAATTCGTTTGCCGGTGTCGGCCGCGTCGAGCGCCAGCGCATGGTAAAGAATTTGTTGCAGGACTTGTTTTCAGACGGCCTGATACACGCTTTGAGCATCAAGGCGCTGACGCACGGCGAATATTTTAAATAA
- the ftsA gene encoding cell division protein FtsA, with protein MEHGKYISALDIGTSKVIALIGEVQEDNEIHIVGLGQAPSRGLKAGMVTNIDATAQAIKQAVNEAELMADTKISHVTTGIAGNHIRSLNSQGVVKIKDGEVSQADIDRAIETAKAVNIPPDHNILHTVVQEYIIDNQPGVKEPIGMSGVRLDTRVHIITGANTALQNIQKCIHRCGLQMDQIMLQPLASGQAVLTEDEKDLGVCVIDIGGGTTDIAVYTNGAIRHTAVIPVAGDLITKDLAQALRTPHSAAEYIKIHYGVAIPTMEGLDEMVEVPSVGDRQPRQISRRVLASVIGPRVEEILELTLNELRRSGFPEEVLTSGIVLTGGASMLTGIVELAEDVFNLPARIGVPQEMGGVSERIRNPRYATAIGLLQAARGEEDGQPVSGAVHVSDTGEKVSLWAKFQKWLKDNF; from the coding sequence ATGGAACATGGTAAATACATCAGCGCGTTAGACATCGGTACGTCAAAAGTTATCGCGCTCATCGGAGAAGTGCAGGAAGACAACGAAATCCACATCGTCGGCTTGGGACAGGCGCCGTCGCGCGGTCTGAAAGCGGGTATGGTCACGAATATCGATGCTACCGCACAGGCCATTAAACAGGCGGTCAACGAAGCCGAACTGATGGCGGATACCAAAATTTCCCACGTTACCACCGGTATCGCGGGCAACCATATCCGCAGCCTCAATTCTCAAGGCGTGGTCAAAATCAAAGACGGCGAAGTCAGTCAGGCGGATATCGACCGCGCGATTGAAACTGCCAAAGCGGTCAACATTCCACCCGATCACAATATCCTGCATACCGTGGTTCAGGAATACATCATCGACAACCAACCAGGCGTGAAAGAGCCTATCGGCATGAGCGGCGTGCGCCTGGATACGCGCGTACATATCATCACCGGCGCCAATACCGCGCTGCAAAATATCCAAAAATGTATCCACCGCTGCGGTTTGCAGATGGATCAAATCATGCTTCAGCCTTTGGCCAGCGGTCAGGCGGTACTGACTGAAGACGAAAAAGATTTGGGCGTGTGCGTCATCGACATCGGCGGCGGCACTACCGACATTGCCGTTTACACCAACGGCGCCATCCGCCACACCGCCGTGATTCCCGTGGCCGGTGACCTGATTACCAAAGACTTGGCACAAGCCCTGCGCACACCGCACAGTGCCGCCGAATACATCAAAATCCATTACGGCGTTGCTATTCCGACGATGGAAGGTTTGGACGAAATGGTCGAAGTTCCCAGCGTCGGCGACCGCCAGCCGCGCCAAATTTCGCGCCGCGTATTGGCCAGCGTCATCGGCCCGCGCGTAGAGGAAATCTTGGAATTGACCTTAAACGAATTGCGCCGTTCCGGCTTCCCCGAAGAAGTGCTGACGTCCGGCATCGTTCTGACCGGCGGCGCATCCATGTTGACCGGCATCGTCGAACTGGCCGAAGACGTATTCAATCTGCCTGCACGCATCGGCGTTCCGCAGGAAATGGGCGGCGTATCCGAACGCATCCGTAACCCGCGCTACGCTACTGCCATTGGCCTGCTTCAAGCTGCGCGCGGCGAAGAAGACGGCCAACCGGTCAGCGGCGCGGTTCACGTTTCCGATACAGGCGAGAAAGTCAGCTTGTGGGCAAAATTCCAAAAATGGCTGAAGGATAATTTCTAA
- a CDS encoding peptidylprolyl isomerase — protein sequence MNKTYITAAVSAALLSGGLFAQALVTVNGQAVDSSVIDAQVKAIRADDKNVQDTSALRRNLINRLVLGTVVGQEAKRLKLDQSAEYKKTLTQAREAAKKSGADKKAGFQAEWGMFESDLLGQAYAIHIARSNPVQEKDVKTAYAGFEKFYKGTQEVQLGEISARSTAEAGKAVAELGTKKSFAEVFKKYSADESAKKAGGVWGDYVPLKDLQQSASPIYAAVKDLKKGGYTAKPLQNGRFHTIFYVLDRRDIKVPSYEQVKNTIRRDLTDARVDAAVQSLMKKAVIKSAK from the coding sequence ATGAATAAAACGTATATCACAGCCGCTGTGTCGGCGGCATTGCTTTCGGGCGGGTTGTTTGCACAGGCTTTAGTTACGGTAAACGGACAGGCGGTGGACAGCAGCGTCATTGATGCCCAAGTCAAGGCCATTCGTGCCGATGATAAAAATGTGCAGGATACGTCTGCTTTGCGCCGAAATCTGATTAACCGCTTGGTGCTCGGCACGGTGGTCGGACAAGAAGCGAAACGCTTGAAACTGGATCAGAGTGCGGAATACAAGAAAACTTTGACTCAGGCGCGTGAGGCGGCGAAAAAAAGCGGTGCGGATAAAAAAGCCGGCTTTCAGGCCGAATGGGGAATGTTTGAAAGCGATTTGCTTGGACAGGCTTACGCAATTCATATCGCCCGCAGCAATCCTGTTCAGGAAAAAGACGTGAAAACGGCTTATGCGGGTTTCGAGAAATTCTATAAAGGCACGCAGGAAGTGCAGCTGGGTGAAATTTCTGCGCGCAGTACCGCTGAGGCGGGTAAGGCTGTTGCTGAATTGGGTACGAAAAAAAGTTTTGCCGAAGTATTTAAAAAATATTCGGCTGACGAGTCGGCTAAAAAGGCGGGCGGTGTTTGGGGGGACTATGTGCCATTGAAGGATTTGCAACAGTCCGCATCACCGATTTATGCGGCTGTTAAAGACTTGAAAAAAGGCGGCTATACTGCCAAGCCGCTGCAAAACGGCCGTTTCCACACGATTTTTTATGTGCTTGACCGCCGCGATATTAAAGTGCCGTCTTATGAACAGGTTAAAAACACCATCAGACGTGATCTCACCGATGCACGGGTGGATGCAGCGGTGCAGTCACTGATGAAAAAAGCAGTGATTAAATCGGCCAAGTAG
- a CDS encoding FimV/HubP family polar landmark protein, which yields MKSHHKIKLIAASIALTASFGATAGLGGLNVRSNLGEPFSGSITVTGDEARALLNGGKASVSGNGLYTSVRKSGNNAIVNIRSSRPIQDPVLIFQVGVGSQSREYTAIIDPADYNGKSDGSTRRATRVENTADNNTDTAAPDTRSARTENARKAENRQQQKPRQPGRIVYGQRHLVQEGETLIGIATKIRPQGMTVVQTIHALVNANPKVFVNNNADFMLAGKVLNIPTGNELKRLAGRPSSMRIPAETMAQAQTPSAGASATQAQAVAQPKAEPQAPVQTQTGPTASTGNTASKTQPAAQTQAASAPAQTAAASAPAAAASEAPASMPSETAVTASPAASSAASVPAAEQSESGMWRWLLIGGGALIGLFVLSKILGNRKKDEPEAFAAEPKSATLVDEDEDEINVMPAEHESAFSGNSAFTDSKPTSAAAIGAATMAVATAAAAVAAKTAQTKKEDDSLTVEDDFNDDIFFNNIRTEPTGKQDDIRVDLNTLDTTQGDILSSAVTHDEETEKRRNLDWDTVESTESVYEPEPENQYARFDAVSTPVQTASTLFDEKAEAAETAAMPSETQAPASVEDSSWNFRDDQAAEAAAPAPADEPLEFTPFADAGPAAVETPAVDAEPEAVSIETFEAATPATAFAASDSLEAEIEKAETAFEAESEPFATQPSSTFALSDSDTFDGQPLQTAQLDETIEWDDLDVGNADSSGSSDAGFISESVGMTAPLEAKYELAKMYVEIGDPQAARETLQELLEESEGDISAKAKSLLNEINA from the coding sequence TTGAAAAGCCACCATAAAATCAAACTAATTGCCGCCTCCATCGCCTTAACCGCATCATTCGGCGCAACCGCCGGTCTGGGCGGTTTGAACGTCCGTTCGAATCTGGGCGAACCGTTTTCCGGCAGCATTACCGTTACCGGCGACGAAGCCCGCGCTCTGCTCAACGGCGGCAAAGCCTCCGTATCCGGTAACGGGCTGTATACCAGCGTACGCAAATCCGGCAACAACGCCATCGTCAACATCCGTTCCAGCCGACCCATCCAAGACCCTGTGCTGATTTTCCAAGTCGGCGTAGGCTCGCAGTCGCGCGAATACACCGCCATCATCGACCCTGCCGACTACAACGGCAAATCCGACGGCTCGACCCGCCGCGCAACCCGCGTTGAAAACACAGCCGACAACAATACCGATACAGCCGCTCCTGACACACGTTCTGCCCGCACAGAAAATGCCCGCAAGGCAGAAAACCGCCAGCAGCAAAAACCACGGCAGCCGGGCCGTATTGTTTATGGTCAGCGCCACTTGGTACAGGAAGGCGAAACCCTAATCGGCATTGCCACCAAAATCCGCCCTCAGGGCATGACCGTTGTGCAGACCATTCACGCTTTGGTCAATGCCAACCCGAAAGTCTTCGTTAACAACAACGCCGACTTCATGCTGGCAGGCAAAGTATTGAATATTCCTACCGGCAACGAATTGAAACGGCTGGCCGGCCGCCCCTCATCCATGCGCATCCCTGCCGAAACCATGGCTCAGGCGCAAACCCCGTCGGCAGGCGCTTCCGCCACGCAAGCTCAGGCAGTAGCACAACCCAAAGCCGAGCCGCAAGCCCCCGTTCAAACCCAAACCGGACCGACAGCATCCACCGGCAACACGGCTTCTAAAACACAACCGGCAGCCCAAACCCAAGCCGCCTCAGCGCCTGCGCAAACCGCAGCAGCATCCGCGCCTGCAGCCGCCGCATCCGAAGCCCCTGCTTCCATGCCGTCTGAAACCGCAGTAACCGCATCTCCGGCAGCGAGCTCAGCAGCATCCGTGCCCGCAGCAGAGCAATCCGAAAGCGGAATGTGGCGCTGGCTGCTCATCGGCGGCGGCGCATTGATCGGCCTGTTTGTCCTGTCCAAAATCTTGGGCAACCGCAAAAAAGACGAGCCCGAAGCCTTTGCCGCCGAGCCTAAGTCCGCCACATTGGTTGATGAAGACGAAGATGAAATCAACGTCATGCCCGCCGAACACGAATCAGCGTTCTCCGGAAATTCCGCGTTTACCGACAGTAAACCCACTTCAGCCGCAGCCATCGGCGCCGCCACAATGGCCGTCGCGACCGCAGCTGCAGCCGTCGCCGCAAAAACTGCGCAAACCAAAAAAGAAGACGACAGCCTGACCGTTGAAGACGATTTCAACGACGACATCTTCTTCAACAACATCCGAACCGAGCCGACCGGCAAACAAGACGACATCCGCGTCGATCTCAACACGCTCGACACCACGCAGGGCGACATCCTTTCCAGCGCCGTTACCCACGACGAAGAAACCGAAAAACGCCGCAACCTTGATTGGGACACCGTCGAATCGACCGAAAGCGTTTACGAGCCCGAGCCTGAAAACCAATACGCCCGTTTCGATGCCGTAAGCACTCCGGTTCAGACGGCATCAACCCTGTTTGACGAAAAAGCCGAAGCAGCAGAAACCGCCGCAATGCCGTCTGAAACCCAAGCGCCCGCTTCCGTTGAAGACAGCTCATGGAACTTCCGCGACGACCAAGCAGCCGAAGCAGCAGCGCCCGCACCTGCCGACGAGCCTTTGGAATTTACCCCGTTTGCAGACGCAGGGCCCGCCGCCGTAGAAACGCCTGCCGTAGATGCAGAACCCGAAGCCGTTTCAATCGAAACCTTCGAAGCCGCAACGCCGGCCACTGCTTTCGCCGCATCAGATTCCCTTGAAGCCGAAATCGAAAAAGCCGAAACCGCCTTCGAAGCAGAAAGCGAACCGTTCGCCACGCAACCCTCATCCACCTTCGCCCTAAGCGACAGCGACACATTCGACGGACAACCGCTGCAAACGGCCCAACTTGACGAAACTATCGAATGGGACGATCTCGATGTCGGCAATGCCGACAGCAGCGGCAGCAGCGATGCCGGCTTTATCTCCGAATCCGTCGGCATGACCGCTCCTCTGGAGGCCAAGTACGAGCTGGCGAAAATGTATGTCGAAATCGGCGATCCTCAGGCCGCCCGCGAAACACTGCAAGAGCTGCTGGAAGAATCCGAGGGGGACATTTCGGCTAAAGCCAAAAGCCTGTTAAACGAAATCAACGCTTGA
- a CDS encoding YciI family protein: MEYFMLLATDGEDVHEARMAARPAHLKRLEALQAEGRLITAGPNPMPDNPERVSGSLIVAQFESLDAAQAWAEADPYVDAGVYEEVLIKPFKAVFK; the protein is encoded by the coding sequence ATGGAATATTTTATGCTTTTGGCGACGGATGGCGAGGATGTGCATGAGGCGCGTATGGCCGCCCGTCCGGCGCATTTGAAGCGTTTGGAGGCTTTGCAGGCAGAAGGCCGTCTGATTACGGCGGGGCCGAATCCGATGCCGGACAATCCCGAGCGCGTTTCCGGCAGCCTGATTGTGGCGCAGTTTGAATCGCTGGACGCAGCGCAGGCTTGGGCGGAAGCGGATCCTTATGTGGACGCGGGCGTTTATGAGGAAGTGTTGATCAAGCCTTTTAAAGCGGTGTTTAAATAA
- a CDS encoding septation protein A, with product MKILSDLLAVILFFATYTLTKNMIYATAVALVIGVLQAAFTYWKHKKLDTMQWVGLVLIVVLGGATILLKDKHFIMWKPTALFWIGALVLLGSHLAGKNGLKATMGKEVELPDAVWTKLTYAWVAFLVFMGIANIVVFQNFSESQWVSYKLFGSTGFMIVFFIGQGLYLSRHLPKED from the coding sequence ATGAAAATTCTTAGCGACCTGCTTGCCGTTATTCTGTTTTTTGCGACTTATACGCTGACTAAAAACATGATTTACGCGACGGCCGTGGCTTTGGTCATCGGCGTGCTTCAGGCGGCCTTTACTTATTGGAAACATAAAAAGCTGGATACGATGCAGTGGGTCGGCCTGGTTTTGATTGTGGTGTTGGGCGGAGCGACGATTCTGCTGAAAGACAAACACTTTATTATGTGGAAGCCGACGGCGCTGTTTTGGATCGGGGCGCTGGTGCTGCTGGGCAGTCATTTGGCAGGTAAAAACGGTTTGAAAGCGACGATGGGCAAGGAAGTGGAACTGCCGGATGCGGTTTGGACGAAGCTGACTTATGCCTGGGTGGCGTTTCTGGTTTTTATGGGCATTGCAAATATTGTGGTGTTTCAAAACTTTAGTGAGTCGCAATGGGTGAGCTACAAGCTGTTTGGCTCGACCGGCTTTATGATTGTGTTTTTTATCGGACAGGGTCTGTATTTGAGCAGACATCTGCCTAAGGAGGATTAA
- a CDS encoding OPT family oligopeptide transporter produces MNPHDPYADYRELTLRGMILGALITVVFTASNVYLGLKVGLTFASSIPAAVISMAVLKFFKGANILENNMVQTQASSAGTLSTIIFVLPGLLMAGYWNGFPFWQTTLVCMAGGILGVIFTIPLRYAMVVKSELPYPEGVAAAEILKVGSHEETGTWQGGSGIREIAAGGLLAGVVSFCTNGLRIAADSAGYWFKSGAAIFQIPMGFSLALLGAGYLVGLTGGIAILVGIFIAWGGAVPYLSSVIPQPADADMTAFAMQLWKEKVRFIGAGTIGIAAVWTLITLLKPMAEGIRLSFRALGGGGEENIERVSQDLSPKAMILWTLGMMLVLGVIFSQFVADSHLSGGIAWTLVIVCTLLASVIGFLVAAACGYMAGLVGSSSSPISGIGIVSVVMISLVLLLVGESSGLFADEANRKFLLALTLFSGSAVISVASISNDNLQDLKTGYLVKATPWRQQVALIIGCIVGALVISPVLELLYQAYGFTGAMPRENMDASQALAAPQATLMTTIASGIFDHNLQWDYIFIGIAIGVALIIVDFVLKKSSGAKLSLPVLAVGMGIYLPPSVNMPIVVGAVLATVVKHLISHNPQNREGRLKNADRIGTLFSAGLIVGESLVGVVMAFIIALSVTNGGSDAPLALNLENWDTAAKWLGLAFFITGAVWFAKRVLKAGRYSK; encoded by the coding sequence ATGAATCCCCACGACCCCTACGCGGATTACCGCGAGCTTACCCTGCGCGGGATGATACTCGGCGCGCTGATTACCGTGGTGTTTACCGCATCCAACGTCTATCTCGGCCTGAAAGTCGGGCTGACGTTTGCCTCGTCGATTCCGGCGGCGGTGATTTCGATGGCGGTTTTGAAGTTTTTCAAAGGCGCGAATATTTTGGAAAACAATATGGTGCAGACCCAAGCCTCGTCGGCGGGTACGCTTTCGACCATTATTTTCGTGCTGCCCGGCCTCCTGATGGCGGGCTATTGGAACGGTTTTCCGTTTTGGCAGACCACGCTTGTCTGTATGGCAGGCGGGATTTTGGGTGTGATTTTCACCATTCCGCTGCGCTATGCGATGGTGGTAAAAAGCGAACTACCCTACCCCGAAGGCGTGGCGGCGGCGGAGATCCTGAAAGTCGGCAGCCATGAGGAAACCGGCACTTGGCAGGGCGGCAGCGGCATCAGGGAAATTGCGGCCGGCGGTTTGCTGGCGGGAGTGGTCAGTTTCTGTACCAACGGCCTGCGCATCGCGGCCGACAGCGCAGGCTATTGGTTTAAGAGCGGCGCGGCCATTTTCCAAATTCCGATGGGCTTTTCGCTGGCACTTTTGGGGGCTGGCTATCTGGTCGGCCTCACCGGCGGCATCGCGATTCTGGTCGGCATTTTCATCGCTTGGGGCGGCGCGGTACCGTATCTTTCGTCGGTGATTCCGCAGCCTGCCGATGCGGATATGACGGCGTTTGCCATGCAGCTTTGGAAAGAAAAAGTACGCTTTATCGGCGCGGGCACCATCGGCATCGCGGCGGTTTGGACGCTGATTACCCTGCTCAAACCGATGGCCGAAGGGATACGCCTGTCGTTCCGCGCGCTGGGCGGCGGCGGTGAGGAAAACATCGAACGCGTGTCGCAGGATTTGTCGCCTAAAGCGATGATTTTGTGGACGCTGGGCATGATGCTGGTGCTGGGCGTAATCTTCTCCCAATTTGTTGCCGATTCCCACCTTTCAGGCGGCATCGCGTGGACGTTGGTGATTGTCTGCACACTGCTGGCTTCGGTTATCGGTTTTCTCGTTGCCGCCGCCTGCGGTTATATGGCAGGTTTGGTCGGTTCATCGTCTAGCCCGATTTCCGGCATCGGCATTGTGTCGGTTGTCATGATTTCGCTGGTATTGCTGCTGGTTGGCGAATCTTCCGGCCTGTTTGCCGACGAAGCCAACCGCAAATTCCTGCTGGCGCTGACGTTATTCAGCGGTTCGGCGGTGATTTCGGTCGCCTCGATTTCCAACGACAACCTGCAGGATTTGAAAACAGGCTATCTGGTCAAAGCCACGCCGTGGCGGCAGCAGGTCGCGCTGATTATCGGCTGTATCGTCGGCGCGCTGGTGATTTCGCCCGTTCTTGAGCTGCTCTACCAAGCCTACGGCTTCACCGGCGCGATGCCGCGCGAAAACATGGACGCATCCCAAGCGCTCGCCGCGCCACAGGCCACGCTGATGACCACCATCGCCAGCGGCATTTTCGACCACAACCTGCAATGGGACTACATCTTTATCGGCATCGCCATCGGCGTTGCGCTGATTATCGTGGACTTCGTATTGAAAAAATCTTCCGGCGCCAAACTCAGCCTGCCCGTACTTGCCGTCGGCATGGGCATCTACCTGCCGCCGTCCGTAAACATGCCGATTGTCGTCGGCGCGGTTTTGGCCACCGTAGTCAAACACCTCATCAGCCACAACCCGCAAAACCGCGAAGGCCGTCTGAAAAACGCCGACCGCATCGGCACGCTGTTTTCCGCCGGCCTGATTGTCGGAGAAAGCCTCGTCGGCGTAGTGATGGCCTTCATCATCGCCCTTTCCGTAACCAACGGCGGTTCCGACGCCCCGCTCGCCCTGAATTTGGAAAACTGGGACACCGCCGCCAAATGGCTGGGCTTGGCGTTTTTCATTACCGGCGCGGTGTGGTTTGCAAAACGGGTTTTGAAAGCGGGTCGTTATAGTAAATAA
- the aroG gene encoding 3-deoxy-7-phosphoheptulonate synthase AroG translates to MNRLYQTDDVKIKAVTELLPPIAHLYELPISDEAAELVHQTRKEIADLVHGRDNRLLVIIGPCSIHDPKAALEYAERLLPLRKKYGKELLIVMRVYFEKPRTTVGWKGLINDPHLDGSFDINFGLRQARRLLLTLNNMGMPASTEFLDMITPQYYADLISWGAIGARTTESQVHRELASGLSCPVGFKNGTDGNFKIAIDAIGAASHPHHFLSVTKSGHSAIVHTSGNPDCHMILRGGKEPNYSTEHVKAASEQLEKASLTPKVMVDFSHANSRKDFRRQMEVAEDVAAQIKNGENNIMGVMVESHLVEGRQDKPETYGQSITDACIGWETTETMLELLAEANRVRV, encoded by the coding sequence ATGAACCGACTCTATCAAACCGATGATGTAAAAATCAAAGCCGTAACCGAGCTTCTTCCACCGATTGCCCATTTGTACGAACTGCCAATCAGTGACGAAGCCGCCGAGCTTGTCCACCAAACCCGCAAAGAAATCGCCGATTTGGTACACGGCAGGGACAACCGCCTGCTGGTTATCATCGGCCCGTGTTCCATCCACGACCCGAAAGCCGCGCTGGAATACGCCGAGCGCCTGCTGCCTCTGCGCAAAAAATACGGAAAAGAGCTGCTGATTGTGATGCGCGTTTATTTCGAGAAACCGCGCACCACCGTCGGCTGGAAAGGTCTGATTAACGACCCGCATCTTGACGGCTCGTTCGACATCAACTTCGGCCTGCGTCAAGCCCGCCGTCTGCTGCTGACGCTGAACAACATGGGCATGCCCGCGTCCACCGAGTTTCTCGACATGATTACCCCGCAGTATTACGCCGACCTGATTTCATGGGGCGCAATCGGCGCGCGCACGACCGAAAGCCAGGTTCACCGCGAGCTGGCCAGCGGTTTGTCCTGCCCGGTCGGCTTTAAAAACGGTACCGACGGTAACTTTAAAATCGCCATCGACGCCATCGGTGCCGCCAGCCATCCGCACCATTTCCTTTCCGTGACCAAAAGCGGCCATTCCGCCATTGTCCATACCAGTGGCAATCCCGATTGCCATATGATTCTGCGCGGCGGCAAAGAGCCGAATTACAGCACGGAACACGTTAAAGCAGCGTCCGAACAGCTTGAAAAAGCCAGCCTGACGCCGAAAGTCATGGTTGATTTCAGCCACGCTAACAGCCGCAAAGATTTCAGACGGCAGATGGAAGTGGCCGAAGATGTTGCCGCACAAATCAAAAACGGCGAAAACAACATCATGGGCGTAATGGTAGAAAGCCATTTGGTCGAAGGCCGTCAAGACAAACCCGAAACCTACGGCCAAAGTATTACCGACGCCTGCATCGGCTGGGAAACCACTGAAACCATGCTCGAGCTTTTAGCCGAAGCCAACCGCGTGCGTGTCTAA
- the ftsZ gene encoding cell division protein FtsZ gives MEFVYDVAESAASPAVIKVIGLGGGGCNAINNMIENTIQGVEFISANTDAQALGKSNATKRIQLGTNLTRGLGAGANPEIGRAAAHEDREAIEDAIRGANMLFITTGMGGGTGTGAAPVVAEVAKEMGILTVAVVTRPFGYEGKRVHIAQEGLEQLKGQVDSLIVIPNDKLFINEDVTMREAFRMADNVLRDAVAGISEVVTRPGFINLDFADVKNVMSIKGMAMMGSGYAQGIDRARLATEQAISSPLLDDVTLDGARGVLVNITTAPDCLKMSEYREIMKVVNENAHPDAECKYGTAEDDSMTEDAIRVTIIATGLKENGSALQMRAAARAQQMASGRDDAGYSAQQQHQSSSVDGLVRSGRGTRSMNLTASDFSNQSVLDDFEIPAILRRQHSADKK, from the coding sequence ATGGAATTTGTTTACGATGTAGCCGAGTCAGCCGCAAGCCCTGCGGTCATTAAAGTAATCGGTTTGGGCGGCGGCGGTTGCAACGCAATTAACAACATGATTGAAAACACCATTCAGGGTGTCGAATTCATCAGTGCCAATACCGATGCGCAGGCATTGGGCAAAAGCAATGCAACCAAACGTATCCAACTGGGCACTAATCTGACCCGCGGTTTGGGCGCGGGCGCGAATCCTGAAATCGGCCGTGCCGCCGCGCATGAAGACCGCGAAGCCATTGAGGATGCCATCCGCGGCGCGAATATGCTGTTCATTACCACCGGCATGGGCGGCGGTACGGGTACCGGTGCGGCGCCTGTTGTTGCTGAAGTAGCCAAAGAAATGGGCATCTTAACCGTAGCCGTCGTTACCCGTCCGTTTGGTTACGAAGGCAAACGCGTCCACATTGCCCAAGAAGGCTTGGAGCAGTTGAAAGGTCAAGTGGATTCACTGATTGTGATTCCGAATGACAAACTCTTCATCAATGAAGACGTTACCATGCGCGAAGCTTTCCGCATGGCAGACAACGTATTGCGCGATGCGGTAGCCGGTATTTCCGAAGTCGTTACCCGCCCGGGTTTCATCAACTTGGACTTTGCCGACGTGAAAAACGTGATGAGCATCAAAGGCATGGCCATGATGGGTTCCGGTTATGCGCAAGGTATCGACCGAGCCCGCTTGGCAACCGAGCAGGCGATTTCCAGCCCGCTGCTGGACGATGTGACTCTGGATGGCGCGCGCGGCGTATTGGTCAACATCACAACCGCTCCTGACTGCTTGAAAATGTCGGAATACCGCGAAATCATGAAAGTTGTTAATGAAAACGCTCATCCCGATGCGGAATGCAAATACGGTACGGCTGAAGATGACAGTATGACCGAAGACGCCATCCGCGTAACCATCATTGCTACCGGTTTGAAAGAAAATGGCAGTGCCCTGCAAATGCGTGCCGCTGCGCGTGCGCAGCAAATGGCGAGCGGTCGTGATGATGCGGGTTACAGCGCGCAGCAGCAACATCAAAGCAGCAGCGTTGACGGCTTGGTACGTTCCGGCCGCGGCACACGCAGCATGAATCTGACTGCATCCGATTTCAGCAACCAGTCTGTTTTGGATGATTTCGAGATTCCGGCTATTCTTCGCCGCCAGCATTCTGCCGATAAGAAATAA